A genomic region of Chryseobacterium sp. KACC 21268 contains the following coding sequences:
- a CDS encoding helix-turn-helix domain-containing protein, protein MALKQIIENILSQGIQLDRKMLMTEKEVAQLLRVSERTMRTYRHQNYFHHIKIEGNVFYLQFILFLDLIILSLESGG, encoded by the coding sequence ATGGCCCTCAAACAAATCATTGAAAATATTCTGAGCCAAGGCATCCAGCTCGACCGCAAAATGCTGATGACCGAAAAAGAGGTTGCCCAGCTCCTGAGAGTGAGTGAACGGACGATGCGCACTTACCGCCATCAAAACTATTTTCATCACATTAAAATTGAGGGCAACGTCTTTTATCTGCAATTCATCCTTTTTTTGGATTTGATTATTCTGAGTTTGGAGAGTGGTGGGTAG
- a CDS encoding DUF6266 family protein, whose amino-acid sequence MGKLNDSLLSGSSGRTGRLVVANVAGTEILRVRPRKKTTPPSPKQFLIQERMKKCYDFILPYKGYASVYFGYRQGMRSSYNQAITNLLNAFKLDFALMTITPDFSEIQFSHGNLLAAVPTGIDSAAVGSLTVEWYNNAGGNSDRLTDELQLLYYDESQKSPVFLENLGERTDTTLTVTLPPYMSGKEVHVWIAFRSQDGIESSVSAYAGSVVIL is encoded by the coding sequence ATGGGAAAATTAAATGATTCTTTATTGTCAGGATCCAGCGGTAGAACTGGACGACTTGTTGTGGCAAACGTTGCCGGAACCGAAATTTTGAGAGTGCGTCCGCGTAAAAAAACAACGCCGCCATCTCCAAAGCAATTTCTAATTCAGGAAAGGATGAAAAAGTGCTACGACTTCATCCTGCCGTACAAAGGCTACGCATCGGTGTATTTTGGATACCGTCAGGGAATGAGGTCCAGCTACAACCAGGCAATTACCAACTTGCTGAATGCGTTCAAATTGGATTTTGCATTGATGACGATTACACCGGATTTTTCGGAAATTCAGTTCTCACATGGGAATCTGTTGGCAGCTGTTCCTACCGGAATAGACTCTGCAGCGGTAGGAAGCTTGACCGTGGAGTGGTACAATAACGCAGGGGGCAATTCCGACAGGCTGACAGACGAATTGCAGCTGCTGTATTATGATGAATCGCAGAAAAGTCCGGTATTCTTAGAAAACCTGGGCGAACGGACAGACACTACTCTTACGGTGACGCTACCGCCATACATGTCAGGGAAGGAGGTGCATGTATGGATTGCATTCCGTTCTCAGGATGGGATAGAGTCTTCAGTATCGGCGTATGCTGGCAGCGTGGTGATTCTGTAA
- a CDS encoding glycosyltransferase, which yields MKILRLSTFLDFGGVETRLTNVSYVDDDNEWLFVCLNKEGKAAEKIKANNKQVICLQAVPSIYNISTLWKVFSVIKKEKPDVVHTSGAEANFHGVLAAKLAGIPVIIAEEIGIPSHSKKAQFIFSKVYKLANFIIGNSSAVLDAVHRLDRVPRSKLIKIDNPIIFRDLDWSMIRNDSGAFKIVTISRLEPVKNIEGLLRVISLLIKENINVQLTIAGSGVLEASLKQLVIELNLQNTVKFIGFITDPYPYLQNSDLYILNSFTEGFSNSLVEAMYSKTLSLSTNVGAAPEIIIDSENGFVTPADDEKALYEKIKNIIEMSKERRQAIALAGHQTVVENFSLDNHVMELMKIYNKN from the coding sequence ATGAAAATACTTAGACTTTCCACATTTCTCGATTTTGGTGGTGTCGAGACTAGACTTACCAATGTCTCTTATGTAGATGATGACAATGAGTGGCTCTTTGTATGTTTGAACAAGGAGGGTAAAGCAGCTGAAAAGATTAAGGCGAATAACAAACAGGTTATTTGCCTGCAGGCAGTCCCATCCATTTACAACATTTCGACATTATGGAAAGTTTTTTCAGTAATTAAAAAAGAAAAACCGGATGTAGTTCACACTTCTGGTGCAGAGGCTAATTTTCATGGGGTTTTAGCAGCTAAGTTAGCCGGCATTCCAGTGATTATTGCTGAAGAAATTGGTATTCCCAGCCACAGTAAAAAGGCTCAGTTTATTTTTTCCAAAGTATATAAATTGGCAAATTTTATTATTGGCAATTCTTCTGCTGTATTAGATGCAGTTCATCGCTTGGATAGGGTTCCCAGAAGTAAACTAATTAAGATCGATAATCCAATTATATTTCGCGACCTGGATTGGTCAATGATTCGGAATGATTCAGGAGCATTTAAAATAGTTACAATTTCTCGCTTAGAGCCAGTTAAAAACATCGAGGGTCTATTAAGGGTTATCTCACTTCTAATCAAGGAAAATATTAATGTCCAATTAACGATAGCAGGCTCTGGAGTATTAGAAGCTAGTTTGAAACAACTAGTCATAGAACTGAATTTGCAGAACACGGTTAAATTTATAGGTTTTATCACAGATCCATATCCATATTTGCAAAATTCTGATTTGTACATTCTTAATTCATTTACTGAGGGATTTTCCAATTCGTTAGTAGAAGCAATGTACAGCAAGACACTTTCTTTGAGCACAAATGTTGGAGCTGCTCCGGAAATTATCATTGATTCGGAGAATGGGTTTGTAACTCCTGCTGATGATGAAAAAGCTTTGTACGAAAAAATTAAAAATATCATTGAAATGTCCAAAGAACGGCGTCAAGCAATAGCATTAGCAGGACATCAAACGGTTGTAGAAAATTTTTCATTGGACAACCATGTTATGGAATTAATGAAAATTTATAATAAGAATTAA
- a CDS encoding acyltransferase — MEQKKYFDILQIYRGIAALLVVIHHTYASFAHFNNLDIPVLAFIAKIGKLGVDFFFVLSGFIITYTTFKYRGDGGYFKKYAFNRIIRVYIPYLPISIAMLALYYALPSVSGSDRSMSLLTSLTLIPHGNPALSVAWTLIFEMFFYFVFSLNFFWKKGWFYFLGIWIIGIMTAALIKMDLSHPFMKVIFSMYNLEFIIGVLVAYLVKYNFKTKYYYVFSASVLGFLSFLVIKYLNINLFPFFQNLIFVLSASLFVFLGVSYWNKKISTRNIFMLMGNSSYSLYLLHNPMQSMLVRFFPKNDSQFIIFAEFFTVIFVIVLTSYIYYLIFEKKIIAVIKSKLDIYVA; from the coding sequence ATGGAGCAAAAAAAGTACTTTGATATTCTACAGATTTATAGGGGAATAGCAGCATTATTGGTTGTTATTCATCATACTTATGCTTCCTTTGCCCATTTTAATAATCTTGATATTCCAGTTTTAGCTTTTATTGCGAAAATAGGAAAGTTGGGGGTTGATTTTTTCTTTGTTCTCTCTGGTTTTATTATCACTTATACTACGTTTAAGTACAGAGGAGATGGAGGGTATTTTAAGAAGTACGCTTTCAATAGAATTATTCGGGTTTATATTCCCTATCTTCCAATTTCTATAGCAATGTTGGCACTCTACTATGCTCTTCCCAGTGTAAGCGGATCAGACCGGTCTATGAGTCTGCTTACATCACTCACTTTGATTCCGCATGGCAATCCTGCATTATCAGTGGCATGGACTTTAATATTTGAGATGTTTTTTTATTTCGTATTCTCTCTCAATTTCTTTTGGAAAAAGGGCTGGTTCTACTTCCTGGGTATCTGGATTATAGGAATTATGACAGCCGCATTAATTAAGATGGATCTTAGCCATCCATTCATGAAAGTGATTTTTAGTATGTACAATCTCGAATTTATCATTGGTGTTTTAGTGGCTTATCTAGTTAAGTATAATTTTAAAACCAAATATTATTATGTTTTTTCCGCATCAGTGCTAGGATTTCTTAGTTTTCTGGTAATAAAATATTTAAACATTAATCTATTTCCATTTTTTCAAAATCTGATATTTGTACTCTCCGCATCTCTATTCGTATTTCTCGGTGTATCGTATTGGAATAAAAAAATAAGTACTAGAAATATATTTATGTTGATGGGGAATTCCAGTTACTCCTTATACCTTTTGCATAATCCTATGCAAAGTATGTTGGTAAGGTTTTTTCCAAAAAATGACTCGCAATTCATTATTTTTGCCGAATTCTTTACAGTGATATTTGTAATCGTGCTCACCAGTTACATTTACTATTTGATTTTTGAAAAGAAAATTATCGCGGTAATAAAAAGTAAACTCGATATTTATGTTGCTTGA
- a CDS encoding acyltransferase, giving the protein MIPYLIFKIHRVKIRLLSIYTKTLLKLKKVEYGRKLIVLFPPIIIKHKNAKIVLDDNVTLNSDKKHYHLGMFSCVKLVADKKNSLIKIGSNTRVNGSCIHAFKKIEIGKNCLIAANTQIIDSNGHLLSFDNPENRINTQDEGKPISIEDNVWIGTGCIILGGTTIEKGAVIAANSVVKGLVPSNSLYGGNPAKLIKKYEIKK; this is encoded by the coding sequence ATGATACCATACTTAATTTTTAAAATACATAGGGTTAAAATTAGATTACTATCAATTTATACAAAAACATTACTCAAGCTTAAAAAAGTTGAATACGGTAGGAAATTAATTGTTTTATTTCCTCCAATTATTATCAAGCATAAAAATGCAAAAATAGTCTTAGATGATAATGTAACCCTTAATTCTGATAAAAAACATTATCATTTAGGAATGTTTTCATGTGTTAAACTAGTTGCAGATAAAAAGAATAGTTTAATAAAAATAGGTAGTAATACAAGAGTTAATGGATCTTGTATCCACGCATTTAAAAAAATTGAAATTGGGAAAAATTGTTTGATAGCTGCTAATACTCAAATAATTGATTCAAATGGCCATTTATTATCTTTTGACAATCCTGAAAACAGAATTAATACTCAAGATGAAGGTAAGCCTATTTCTATAGAGGATAATGTTTGGATTGGAACAGGATGTATAATTTTAGGAGGGACTACTATAGAAAAGGGAGCTGTGATAGCTGCTAATAGTGTTGTGAAAGGTTTGGTGCCTTCAAACTCTCTATATGGAGGTAATCCAGCCAAATTAATTAAAAAATATGAAATTAAAAAATGA
- a CDS encoding glycosyltransferase family 4 protein translates to MKILYLTKYTRMAGSSRMRSYQYFPYLEAAGMQAVVKPFFDEAYLKDFYAGKKNISAVLKSYLRRFFLLFSVWKYDKVVIEKEIFPFLPAFAEWILKASGVKYIVDYDDAIFHNYDQSSNPVIKKFLRNKIAQVMRYSEIVVAGNGYLAEYASRSGAEKIQIIPTVIDLDRYPLKQKSDFEKFVVGWIGTKTTFEKHLLPCKEWIKELQNQDSDIHFHIVGITEDMDLGENVKYIQWTENTEVPEILKMDVGIMPLQDSEWEKGKCAYKLIQYAACGIPGVASDVGMNKEVCIDNETGFIAKLKDEWIEKILFLKNNSQMRNEMGHAARKLVEDKYCIQVTAESWGEVIIKQ, encoded by the coding sequence ATGAAAATCCTATACCTCACCAAATATACAAGAATGGCAGGCAGCAGCAGAATGCGCAGCTACCAGTATTTTCCTTATTTGGAAGCAGCAGGGATGCAGGCTGTTGTAAAACCTTTTTTTGATGAAGCCTATCTGAAAGATTTTTACGCCGGAAAAAAAAACATCAGCGCAGTTTTAAAATCGTATTTAAGAAGATTTTTTCTGTTGTTTTCAGTCTGGAAATACGATAAGGTGGTTATCGAAAAAGAAATTTTTCCGTTCCTGCCAGCTTTTGCAGAATGGATATTAAAGGCGTCTGGCGTTAAATACATTGTGGATTATGACGATGCTATTTTTCACAATTATGATCAGAGTTCAAATCCTGTAATTAAGAAATTTCTAAGGAATAAAATTGCTCAGGTCATGCGTTATAGCGAAATCGTCGTGGCAGGGAATGGATATTTAGCAGAATATGCATCCAGATCGGGTGCAGAAAAAATACAGATTATTCCAACGGTCATCGATTTGGACCGATATCCACTGAAACAAAAATCAGATTTTGAGAAATTTGTAGTAGGCTGGATTGGTACAAAGACAACATTCGAAAAACACCTTCTGCCATGCAAAGAATGGATCAAAGAATTACAAAATCAGGATTCAGATATTCATTTCCATATCGTTGGGATTACAGAGGATATGGATTTGGGAGAAAACGTAAAATACATCCAGTGGACAGAAAATACAGAAGTTCCCGAAATACTGAAGATGGATGTTGGAATTATGCCGCTCCAGGATTCTGAATGGGAAAAAGGGAAATGTGCCTACAAATTGATTCAGTATGCGGCCTGCGGAATTCCGGGGGTGGCTTCTGATGTGGGAATGAACAAAGAAGTTTGTATTGATAATGAAACAGGATTTATTGCAAAACTTAAAGATGAATGGATTGAGAAAATCCTTTTTCTGAAAAATAATTCTCAAATGAGAAATGAGATGGGACATGCTGCGAGAAAATTAGTAGAAGATAAATACTGTATTCAAGTCACAGCAGAAAGTTGGGGAGAAGTCATAATAAAACAATAA
- a CDS encoding glycosyltransferase family 4 protein: MAKLFRITTVPISVEKLLGRQLTFMNQYFEVTAISADKEYLDRVGTELGIKTYSIEMTRKITPLQDLKSLWQMYQYIKKEKPEIVHTHTPKAGLIGMMAAKLAGVKIRLHTVAGLPLMEATGLKRKVLNHVEKFTYNCATNVYPNSKGLYDFIIIEKLGKPEKLQVIGNGSTNGIDVSQFDPALFSKDAKNRLRKDLKIGENDFVFVFVGRLVKDKGMNELILAFKNLQGSNSQTLKLLLVGPLEQELDPLSQETLDEIENNDAIVSVGFQKDVRPYFALSNCLVFPSYREGFPNVVLQALAMGLPALVSDINGCNEIVTDGKNGLIFPPKNTGAVRAAMQKMTNYPLYTELQEAARSSIGPYRQQLIWELLKDNYNSLLDSQHSSFSSDKN, from the coding sequence ATGGCTAAGCTCTTCCGAATTACAACGGTCCCGATTTCTGTAGAAAAATTATTGGGCAGGCAGTTGACTTTTATGAACCAGTATTTTGAAGTTACAGCGATTTCGGCAGACAAAGAATATCTCGATCGAGTCGGTACAGAATTGGGAATTAAGACATATTCAATTGAGATGACAAGGAAGATTACGCCCTTGCAGGATCTCAAATCACTTTGGCAGATGTACCAGTATATTAAAAAGGAAAAGCCGGAAATTGTACACACGCACACTCCAAAAGCCGGACTGATTGGGATGATGGCAGCAAAGCTGGCAGGGGTAAAAATCCGGCTGCATACTGTTGCAGGATTGCCATTAATGGAAGCGACAGGACTTAAAAGAAAAGTTTTGAATCACGTAGAAAAGTTCACATATAATTGTGCAACCAATGTCTATCCCAATTCCAAAGGATTGTATGATTTTATTATCATAGAAAAGCTGGGTAAGCCGGAAAAACTTCAGGTGATTGGAAATGGGAGTACCAATGGTATCGACGTCAGCCAATTTGATCCTGCCTTATTTAGTAAGGATGCAAAAAACAGATTGAGAAAAGATCTTAAAATAGGCGAAAATGATTTTGTCTTCGTTTTCGTCGGAAGACTGGTGAAAGACAAAGGTATGAATGAGCTGATTTTAGCCTTTAAAAACCTTCAAGGCTCTAACTCCCAAACGCTTAAGCTTCTACTCGTCGGGCCTTTGGAGCAGGAACTGGATCCATTGTCTCAGGAGACTTTGGATGAAATAGAAAATAATGATGCGATTGTATCTGTTGGATTTCAGAAGGATGTAAGACCTTACTTTGCACTGAGCAACTGCTTGGTATTTCCCAGTTATAGAGAGGGGTTTCCCAATGTCGTATTGCAGGCTCTGGCGATGGGGCTCCCAGCTCTGGTATCTGATATCAATGGCTGCAACGAGATTGTTACAGATGGAAAAAACGGCTTGATATTTCCACCAAAAAATACGGGTGCGGTACGGGCAGCAATGCAAAAAATGACCAATTACCCATTATATACTGAGCTTCAGGAGGCTGCGCGTTCAAGCATAGGACCATACAGACAGCAGCTGATTTGGGAATTATTGAAGGATAATTACAATTCTCTGTTAGATTCTCAACACTCTTCATTCAGTAGTGATAAAAATTAG
- a CDS encoding mechanosensitive ion channel family protein — protein MEYLHTVYAVLERWYIKFAELTPRLIVGILIFLFFLTTSTYLSRWSVKLFHKLFPKTKNDSVVTLISVFKFLIILMGTFIALEVMGFSGFFIKFLGSLGVAGVIAGVALKDLVSSMFSGMLVGVDKAFKIGDYVTIGGNSGTVQDIGLLTTKLITDDGKKVYIPNQVIFNSPFFNITASPQRRIILDFEIPVGEDITKAKSAILDEIKSLEHIDKTDAVDVVFTNVKQGVFTMQIKFWLEIGGNFTNVKSEAIMQINERLMKEGVELVTPTSISVVQQSSGDADK, from the coding sequence ATGGAATATTTACACACGGTTTACGCCGTTCTGGAAAGATGGTACATCAAATTCGCTGAATTAACACCAAGATTAATTGTAGGGATCTTAATATTTCTATTCTTCCTTACGACCAGTACCTATCTTAGCCGTTGGTCTGTAAAGCTCTTCCACAAGCTTTTCCCAAAAACAAAGAATGATTCTGTCGTAACATTGATCTCAGTCTTCAAATTTCTGATTATTTTGATGGGAACCTTCATTGCTTTGGAGGTAATGGGATTCAGCGGGTTCTTTATCAAATTCCTGGGAAGTTTAGGGGTAGCAGGGGTTATCGCTGGGGTAGCGCTGAAAGATCTGGTGTCGAGTATGTTCTCAGGAATGTTGGTAGGCGTGGACAAAGCATTCAAAATTGGCGATTACGTTACAATAGGCGGTAATTCCGGCACCGTTCAGGACATTGGATTGCTGACAACCAAACTGATTACCGATGATGGTAAGAAAGTTTACATTCCCAATCAGGTGATTTTCAATTCGCCATTCTTTAATATCACAGCTTCACCACAGCGAAGAATCATTTTAGACTTTGAAATTCCGGTAGGGGAAGATATCACAAAAGCTAAATCGGCAATTCTGGATGAAATCAAATCACTGGAACATATCGATAAGACGGATGCGGTAGATGTCGTTTTCACGAATGTCAAACAAGGCGTCTTTACGATGCAGATTAAGTTTTGGTTAGAAATCGGAGGTAATTTCACCAACGTAAAAAGTGAGGCCATTATGCAGATTAATGAAAGACTGATGAAAGAAGGGGTAGAATTGGTAACGCCTACAAGTATTAGCGTAGTGCAGCAATCTTCAGGAGATGCAGACAAATAA
- a CDS encoding T9SS type A sorting domain-containing protein, giving the protein MRNKFILFVILVYAIMINGQTTIWNGSAWSNGVPNGNTEAIIAGNYNLARNVSAGKVTINSGSTFSIADGYSLIIANEFINNGTVLVDDGGILLQRNGSTYSGSGISIVRKIAKLKQKDYNYWSSPVIGQNLYNFSVGTPTNFIYRYNEANDKFGTAGLNALSVFEAGIGYAIRGKDAYSPTTLTTDTFNFVGVPNNGDITVTLQRSPGIDKGYNLVGNPYASNISFRSLSSSTANKNTIFNKQWLWTNLNEVKTQQGSTYAGNNYATYVGGVGGVGPTYLSGNIEEISLRPNEYTEIGQGFIVQAKYNNAPLKFANTVRASISSSSIFYNKKGDEEGDEEEPEEVLDRYWLKLVNPNNVANNILIAHIPEATNDYDEDYDSSLFSLGNDAFYSVIGTNKLQIQARGLPISDSDDIKLGFKNSKAGNCVIALNDKDGVFKSNAKAIYLKDNVTGTITNLQEGYYTFSSDVVSTENETRFDILYSNAVLSTQNSKAKELMVYKNNGDLVVKGDHNISAVEVYDASGKLAYSVSGKSSKEIRINASAFLKGVYILKITSEKGITSKKVIL; this is encoded by the coding sequence ATGAGAAACAAATTTATATTATTTGTCATTTTAGTTTATGCTATCATGATAAATGGACAAACAACCATTTGGAATGGCTCGGCCTGGTCAAATGGAGTGCCGAATGGTAATACAGAAGCAATAATTGCAGGAAATTATAATTTGGCTCGAAATGTTAGTGCTGGAAAAGTAACAATTAATTCAGGTTCTACTTTTTCTATAGCAGATGGATATTCCTTAATAATTGCTAATGAGTTTATTAATAATGGAACAGTTCTAGTTGATGACGGTGGAATACTTCTTCAGAGAAATGGATCTACATATTCGGGATCGGGAATTTCCATTGTACGGAAAATAGCAAAACTTAAACAAAAGGACTATAACTATTGGAGCTCTCCTGTAATTGGTCAAAATCTTTACAATTTTTCCGTAGGCACACCTACAAATTTCATTTACAGATATAATGAAGCTAATGATAAATTTGGAACTGCAGGATTGAATGCTTTGTCTGTGTTTGAAGCTGGAATTGGTTACGCAATTAGAGGGAAGGATGCTTATTCGCCCACTACGCTTACTACTGATACGTTTAATTTCGTGGGAGTTCCTAATAATGGAGATATAACGGTTACATTACAAAGAAGCCCAGGGATTGACAAAGGTTATAATTTGGTAGGCAATCCGTATGCTTCAAATATTTCTTTTAGATCTTTATCAAGTTCAACAGCAAATAAAAATACTATCTTTAACAAACAGTGGCTTTGGACGAACTTAAATGAAGTGAAAACTCAGCAGGGGTCAACTTATGCAGGTAATAATTATGCGACTTATGTTGGTGGAGTAGGAGGCGTTGGTCCCACATATTTATCTGGGAATATAGAGGAAATTAGTTTGAGACCAAACGAATATACAGAAATAGGACAAGGATTTATAGTTCAAGCTAAGTATAATAATGCACCACTAAAGTTCGCTAATACAGTAAGAGCCTCTATTTCGTCAAGCTCGATTTTCTACAATAAGAAAGGTGATGAGGAGGGTGATGAAGAAGAACCAGAAGAGGTATTAGATCGCTATTGGTTAAAATTAGTCAATCCAAATAATGTAGCAAACAATATTTTAATTGCACATATTCCTGAAGCGACCAATGACTATGATGAAGATTATGACTCTTCACTCTTTTCTCTTGGTAATGATGCGTTTTATTCTGTGATTGGAACCAATAAATTGCAGATCCAGGCTAGAGGATTGCCAATTAGTGATTCTGATGATATTAAATTAGGATTTAAAAATTCAAAAGCGGGTAATTGTGTGATTGCGCTTAATGATAAGGATGGGGTGTTCAAAAGTAATGCGAAAGCCATTTATTTAAAAGATAACGTAACCGGAACTATCACCAATCTGCAGGAAGGTTACTACACTTTCTCAAGTGATGTTGTGAGTACTGAGAATGAAACCAGATTTGACATTCTTTACAGCAACGCGGTGCTTTCTACTCAGAATTCTAAAGCTAAAGAATTAATGGTGTACAAAAACAATGGTGATTTAGTGGTAAAAGGGGATCACAACATTTCAGCAGTTGAGGTGTATGATGCTTCTGGAAAACTGGCTTACTCAGTTTCTGGCAAAAGTTCAAAAGAAATCAGAATCAATGCTTCTGCATTCTTGAAAGGCGTATACATCCTAAAAATAACTTCAGAAAAAGGAATTACTTCTAAAAAAGTAATTTTGTAA
- a CDS encoding SIMPL domain-containing protein (The SIMPL domain is named for its presence in mouse protein SIMPL (signalling molecule that associates with mouse pelle-like kinase). Bacterial member BP26, from Brucella, was shown to assemble into a channel-like structure, while YggE from E. coli has been associated with resistance to oxidative stress.), with translation MKTYLAVAIAALGFIIAAALLGSAVKNRNKSENTVSVTGLGSKTFTSDLIAWSGSFSKNSIELKTAYDALAVDRKVIYDYLKSKGVKESEMVFSAVDIQKQFRNYTDASGNYQQGEFSGYNLTQSVSIKSKEVSKIENISRNITEIINRGIEFTSSSPQYFYTKLANVKQEMIANATKDAKERAEKIAENAGSSLGNLKKATMGVIQITAPNSNEDYSYGGTYNTTSKDKEASITIKLEYEVD, from the coding sequence ATGAAAACATATCTTGCGGTTGCAATTGCTGCGCTCGGTTTCATTATTGCTGCTGCTCTTCTTGGAAGTGCTGTCAAAAACAGGAACAAATCTGAAAACACTGTTTCTGTGACAGGACTTGGATCCAAAACCTTCACATCGGACCTCATCGCCTGGTCTGGGAGTTTTTCCAAGAACAGCATAGAACTAAAAACAGCGTACGATGCACTGGCTGTTGACAGAAAAGTCATCTACGACTATCTAAAATCGAAAGGTGTGAAGGAAAGTGAGATGGTATTTTCAGCCGTTGATATTCAGAAACAGTTTCGGAATTACACCGATGCCAGCGGGAATTATCAGCAAGGTGAATTTTCGGGATATAATCTGACTCAAAGTGTCTCTATCAAATCTAAAGAAGTTTCGAAGATCGAAAATATTTCCAGGAACATCACAGAGATCATCAACCGCGGGATAGAATTCACGTCTTCTTCCCCTCAATATTTCTACACTAAACTCGCCAACGTGAAGCAGGAAATGATAGCCAACGCTACAAAGGATGCCAAAGAACGTGCAGAAAAAATTGCTGAAAACGCGGGAAGCAGTTTGGGAAATCTTAAAAAAGCAACGATGGGCGTGATCCAGATTACAGCACCCAACTCCAATGAAGATTACTCTTACGGCGGTACTTACAACACCACTTCTAAAGATAAGGAAGCAAGTATTACCATTAAACTAGAATATGAAGTAGATTAA
- a CDS encoding glycosyltransferase, which yields MPTNLLFITWDGPQTSYMEGLFMPIFQEVAKNKNVNFHILQFTWAEDKKINHTREVAQKMGITYSALPILRKPTVSLGSLLTVFTSSRKIKKYIQDNKIDIVMPRSTFPAMMINQIIGSDKLEKKGLRGNCKIIFDADGLPIEERIDFAGLKKDSFQYKLMKSTETKMLKNADAVIARSQKAVEIHINNIGEENREKFSVVFNGRDKDLFKLNSDVRHQARQDLGLENEFLFVYAGSLGPQYCLPEMLEIFKSHTTEKKSKFLILTGNTAFAQQNMPEELQGKIILKSVKSEEVPFYLNAADLAFALRQTSFSMQGVAPIKLGEYLLCGLPVIASKGIGDTDSILPHFPECYLYDHNLGLQAQQEKINNFLEKAIFADKNKIAATAQEYFSLDAAAQSYIKAINKTN from the coding sequence ATGCCTACAAACCTACTCTTTATCACTTGGGACGGACCTCAGACTTCCTACATGGAAGGTCTTTTTATGCCGATTTTTCAAGAAGTTGCGAAGAACAAAAATGTGAATTTTCATATCCTTCAGTTCACTTGGGCAGAAGATAAAAAGATAAACCATACTAGAGAGGTGGCTCAAAAAATGGGGATAACTTATTCTGCTTTACCAATCCTTAGGAAGCCTACTGTATCGTTGGGGAGCTTATTGACGGTTTTCACTTCATCACGCAAGATCAAAAAATACATTCAGGATAATAAAATTGACATCGTAATGCCAAGAAGCACTTTTCCGGCAATGATGATCAATCAAATCATAGGAAGTGACAAATTAGAGAAAAAGGGCTTGAGAGGTAATTGCAAAATCATTTTTGATGCGGATGGCCTACCAATCGAAGAACGAATAGATTTTGCCGGTCTCAAAAAAGATTCTTTTCAATACAAATTGATGAAATCTACTGAAACCAAAATGCTGAAAAATGCAGATGCAGTGATCGCAAGATCCCAAAAAGCAGTTGAAATTCACATCAATAATATAGGAGAAGAAAACAGGGAAAAATTCTCAGTAGTTTTCAATGGAAGAGACAAGGATCTTTTTAAATTGAACAGCGATGTAAGGCATCAGGCACGCCAGGATTTAGGATTGGAAAACGAATTCTTATTTGTTTATGCAGGTTCGCTAGGTCCACAATACTGCCTTCCGGAGATGCTGGAGATTTTCAAAAGTCATACAACTGAAAAAAAATCTAAATTTCTAATTCTAACAGGTAACACAGCCTTTGCTCAGCAAAATATGCCGGAAGAATTACAAGGGAAAATTATTCTAAAATCTGTAAAATCAGAAGAAGTCCCTTTTTATCTCAATGCTGCAGATTTGGCATTTGCTCTGCGACAAACGAGTTTCAGCATGCAGGGTGTTGCACCGATAAAGTTAGGTGAATATCTTTTGTGCGGATTACCAGTAATTGCGAGTAAAGGAATTGGTGATACGGATAGTATCTTACCACATTTTCCGGAATGTTATTTATATGACCACAATTTAGGATTACAGGCTCAACAAGAAAAAATCAACAACTTTTTAGAAAAGGCTATATTTGCGGATAAAAATAAAATTGCAGCAACAGCGCAAGAGTACTTTTCTCTGGATGCCGCTGCACAATCATACATCAAGGCTATCAATAAAACCAATTAA